The Micromonospora sp. WMMD961 genome has a segment encoding these proteins:
- a CDS encoding family 43 glycosylhydrolase, which translates to MAAVVVLVAVSAGLPVAGSAQAAPAVNHTNPLVNQRADPHIVRHTDGYYYMTATVPQYDRIVLRRATTLQGLATAVETTIWSRHTSGEMGAHIWAPEIHFINNRWYVYFAAGRADDVWRIRMYVLENANANPLNGSWTERGRITTPWDTFSLDASTFVVNGVRYLTWAQQEPGISTNSNVYLARMGTNPWQITGTVTRLVVPTYDWETRGYRVAEGPAVIQRNGRIFLTYSASATDANYCLGMLSASATANLLDAASWSKSPNPVFASNAATGQYGPGHNSFTVSEDGQSDILVYHDRNYRDISGDPLNDPNRRTRLQKLYWNADGTPNFGIPVPDGATPVRLRAHDLSGSYVRHYDYRARVEPNVANLADSQFRIVNGLAGGGSVSLESTNFPGYYLRHRGYALYVERNDGSSLFGNDASFQRRAGLAESAGLSLESQNFPGRYVRHRDGLLYIEAVSSTAERGSATFHSE; encoded by the coding sequence GTGGCAGCGGTGGTGGTGCTGGTCGCCGTGTCGGCCGGGCTGCCGGTGGCCGGGTCGGCGCAGGCCGCACCAGCCGTGAACCACACCAACCCGCTGGTGAACCAGCGGGCCGATCCGCACATCGTCCGGCACACCGACGGCTACTACTACATGACCGCGACCGTGCCGCAGTACGACCGGATCGTGCTGCGACGGGCGACCACCCTGCAGGGGCTCGCGACGGCGGTGGAGACGACGATCTGGAGCCGGCACACCAGCGGAGAGATGGGCGCCCACATCTGGGCACCGGAAATCCACTTCATCAACAACCGGTGGTACGTCTACTTCGCCGCGGGCCGGGCCGATGACGTGTGGCGGATCCGGATGTACGTGCTGGAGAACGCCAACGCGAATCCTCTGAACGGTTCGTGGACCGAACGCGGCCGGATCACGACACCCTGGGACACGTTCAGCCTCGACGCCTCGACCTTCGTCGTCAACGGGGTGCGCTACCTGACCTGGGCACAGCAGGAGCCGGGCATCTCCACCAACTCCAACGTCTACCTTGCCCGGATGGGCACCAACCCGTGGCAGATCACGGGCACGGTGACGCGGCTCGTCGTCCCGACGTACGACTGGGAGACCCGCGGCTACCGGGTCGCCGAGGGACCGGCCGTGATACAACGCAACGGCCGGATCTTCCTGACCTACTCGGCCAGCGCCACCGACGCCAACTACTGCCTCGGGATGCTGAGCGCCTCCGCCACCGCGAACCTGCTCGACGCCGCCTCGTGGAGCAAGAGCCCCAACCCGGTGTTCGCCAGCAACGCGGCCACCGGCCAGTACGGCCCCGGTCACAACTCGTTCACCGTCTCGGAGGACGGGCAGAGCGACATCCTCGTCTACCACGACCGCAACTATCGCGACATCAGCGGCGACCCGCTCAACGACCCGAACCGGCGGACCAGACTCCAGAAGCTGTACTGGAACGCGGACGGCACCCCGAACTTCGGCATCCCGGTGCCCGACGGAGCCACCCCGGTCCGGCTGCGGGCGCATGACCTGAGCGGCAGCTACGTACGGCACTACGACTACCGGGCCCGGGTCGAGCCGAACGTGGCCAACCTGGCCGACTCGCAGTTCCGCATCGTCAACGGCCTCGCCGGCGGCGGCTCGGTGTCGTTGGAGTCGACCAACTTCCCCGGTTACTACCTGCGGCACCGTGGCTATGCGCTGTACGTCGAGAGGAACGACGGGTCATCCCTCTTCGGCAACGACGCGAGCTTCCAACGCCGGGCCGGGCTGGCCGAGAGCGCCGGGCTCTCCCTGGAGTCGCAGAACTTCCCCGGACGGTACGTGCGTCACCGCGACGGGCTGCTCTACATCGAGGCGGTGAGTTCGACCGCCGAGCGCGGCTCCGCCACCTTCCACAGCGAATAG
- a CDS encoding RICIN domain-containing protein, whose translation MITALVGAAGAVLVGAPPAAAASIDTNASYVLVNRHSGKVLDVRDTSTADGAVIQQWSRNDGAWQQFQFVSSGSGYYRLKARHSGKVVDLWEWNTADGAEYRQWSDLNGANQQFQVLDSDSGYVRLINRHSAKALEVWERSTADGGRVSQYADLNGPNQQWQLVAVGGGSTPPTTGCGSGSTNAEAVLSGSTWTARNGSSTVYSGGDMLSAMQAAVNSLSAGRTSKQRVVVRGSGSMSAGSRLSLPSYTTLAVCGTINVTGSGSGDQAPVYSRGTTDVEVQNLTLTGSPLYGIFMRNVNNLTLGQIDMRLSAGLGIRIDNHGGDRAVKVRNIRIDTVYVSGTGTHGVETYGVDGLTIGTVTARNTRDSGLLLNDTINATVGTVDAQNAGAGTGYAAFRMANRNGRVGSSYPTNIRVGNVIASGGGRGIFCVSESGGAVIDRVTISNTGNNSILVENCYNVVIAGVSGTVTGGGEIRIAARTEFPISSGIRFQNLTVSGTNITQSPCGGANNTISNVTRINSTLTWC comes from the coding sequence ATGATCACCGCGTTGGTCGGCGCGGCCGGTGCCGTACTGGTCGGCGCACCGCCGGCAGCTGCGGCGAGCATCGACACCAACGCCTCCTACGTCCTGGTCAACCGGCACAGCGGCAAGGTCCTCGACGTCCGGGACACCTCGACGGCAGACGGCGCGGTGATCCAGCAGTGGTCCCGTAACGACGGCGCGTGGCAACAGTTCCAGTTCGTCTCCTCCGGGAGTGGCTACTACCGCCTGAAGGCTCGGCACAGCGGCAAGGTCGTCGACCTCTGGGAGTGGAACACTGCCGACGGCGCCGAGTACCGCCAGTGGTCCGATCTCAACGGCGCCAACCAGCAGTTCCAGGTCCTGGACTCGGACAGCGGCTACGTCCGGCTCATCAACCGCCACTCCGCGAAGGCACTTGAGGTCTGGGAGCGGTCCACTGCCGACGGCGGCCGGGTCAGTCAGTACGCCGACCTCAACGGCCCGAACCAGCAGTGGCAGCTGGTCGCGGTGGGCGGCGGCAGCACGCCACCGACCACCGGCTGCGGCAGCGGGTCGACCAACGCCGAGGCCGTCCTGAGCGGAAGCACCTGGACGGCCCGCAACGGCTCCTCGACTGTCTACTCGGGCGGCGACATGTTGTCGGCGATGCAGGCGGCGGTCAACTCACTGTCGGCCGGTCGGACGTCCAAGCAGCGCGTGGTGGTGCGCGGCTCCGGGTCGATGAGCGCGGGTTCGCGGTTGTCGTTGCCGTCGTACACGACGCTGGCGGTGTGCGGCACGATCAACGTGACCGGTTCGGGTTCGGGTGACCAGGCGCCGGTGTACTCACGCGGCACCACTGACGTCGAGGTGCAGAACCTGACGCTGACTGGGTCGCCGCTGTACGGGATCTTCATGCGCAACGTGAACAACCTGACCCTCGGGCAGATCGACATGCGGCTCTCCGCCGGCCTGGGCATTCGCATCGACAACCACGGTGGGGATCGGGCGGTCAAGGTGCGCAACATCCGCATCGACACCGTGTACGTGTCGGGGACCGGTACGCACGGGGTGGAGACGTACGGCGTGGACGGTCTGACGATCGGCACGGTCACGGCACGGAACACCAGGGACTCCGGGCTGCTGCTCAACGACACGATCAACGCCACGGTGGGCACTGTCGACGCGCAGAACGCCGGCGCCGGGACCGGGTACGCGGCGTTCCGGATGGCCAACCGCAACGGCCGGGTGGGCAGCTCGTACCCGACCAACATCCGGGTCGGGAACGTGATCGCGTCCGGGGGTGGCCGGGGGATCTTCTGCGTGTCCGAGTCCGGTGGCGCGGTCATCGACCGGGTGACGATCTCGAACACGGGAAACAACTCGATCCTGGTGGAGAACTGCTACAACGTCGTCATCGCCGGGGTGTCCGGGACGGTGACGGGCGGCGGCGAGATAAGGATCGCGGCGCGGACGGAGTTCCCGATCTCCTCCGGCATCCGGTTCCAGAACCTGACCGTCAGCGGCACCAACATCACCCAGAGCCCGTGCGGTGGGGCCAACAACACCATCAGCAACGTCACGCGCATCAACTCGACGCTGACCTGGTGTTGA
- a CDS encoding GAF domain-containing protein gives MTAVSGHRPPAADPAVAGHTAAEEDLRALFGQSSAVFALLAGPAHLVESANRAFFDTVGQERAHTGVPLGDLMPELAGQGFIALLDQVYRTGEPYVGRDVRVMVGAGPHARESFFDVSYEPRRDATGEVTGIRVLGVETTQVKHAQRLMTEHRALLEQIARQAPLTEVLDGMARCIENLAPEEVLVSVLLADADARHLRHGAAPSLPDFYNEAIDGIATGEGVGSCGTAAHRREPVIVTDIAADPFWADFRQLADQAGLAACWSTPILARDGGLLGTFAMYHRTPRVPQDTDLALIRVFAGTAALAIERHHIEEAKATAEARARSAHDELAAVVRVERELRAEAERRAAASAELAARMRAAAAAQAAQPHPEHCQLGDAPGCTAPAEIKIADSWGDSAWGCAAHVEEAILNVRSVFIANEELGGLAAYLNR, from the coding sequence ATGACGGCGGTTTCGGGCCATCGACCGCCTGCCGCGGATCCGGCGGTTGCCGGGCACACAGCGGCGGAGGAGGACCTGCGGGCACTGTTCGGGCAGTCCAGCGCCGTCTTCGCCCTACTGGCCGGGCCGGCACACCTGGTGGAGTCGGCGAACCGGGCGTTCTTCGACACCGTCGGCCAGGAACGGGCCCACACCGGCGTGCCCCTCGGGGATTTGATGCCCGAACTGGCTGGTCAGGGCTTCATCGCGCTGCTCGACCAGGTGTACCGCACGGGTGAGCCGTACGTCGGCCGTGACGTCCGGGTCATGGTGGGCGCCGGTCCGCACGCGCGCGAGTCGTTCTTCGACGTCTCCTACGAACCGCGTCGGGACGCCACCGGTGAGGTGACCGGGATCCGGGTGCTCGGCGTCGAGACCACCCAGGTCAAGCACGCCCAACGGTTGATGACCGAACACCGTGCTTTGCTGGAGCAGATCGCCCGTCAGGCGCCCCTGACCGAGGTGCTCGACGGGATGGCCCGCTGCATCGAGAATCTGGCACCGGAGGAGGTGCTCGTCTCCGTGCTGCTCGCCGACGCCGACGCCCGACACCTGCGCCACGGCGCAGCCCCCAGCCTGCCCGACTTCTACAACGAGGCCATTGACGGGATAGCCACCGGCGAGGGTGTCGGTTCCTGCGGCACCGCCGCCCACCGACGGGAACCGGTCATCGTCACCGACATCGCCGCCGACCCGTTCTGGGCCGACTTCCGGCAGCTCGCCGACCAAGCTGGTCTGGCGGCCTGCTGGTCGACGCCGATCCTGGCCCGCGACGGCGGTCTGTTGGGCACCTTCGCCATGTACCACCGCACCCCCCGCGTGCCGCAGGACACCGACCTTGCTCTCATCCGGGTCTTCGCCGGCACCGCGGCGCTCGCCATCGAGCGTCACCACATCGAGGAGGCGAAGGCGACCGCCGAGGCACGCGCCAGGTCCGCACACGACGAACTGGCCGCTGTGGTACGCGTGGAGCGCGAGCTGCGCGCCGAGGCCGAGCGACGCGCAGCCGCCTCCGCCGAACTCGCGGCGCGGATGCGTGCGGCCGCGGCCGCACAGGCCGCCCAGCCCCATCCCGAGCACTGCCAGCTCGGTGATGCCCCCGGATGCACGGCACCCGCCGAGATCAAGATCGCCGACTCGTGGGGTGACTCGGCGTGGGGCTGTGCCGCGCACGTCGAGGAGGCCATCCTCAACGTGCGCTCGGTGTTCATTGCCAACGAGGAACTCGGTGGCCTGGCCGCCTACCTCAACCGCTGA
- a CDS encoding diacylglycerol kinase family protein — MTTNTATVTPTGAVAQLGRVAVVAHRRKSLGGGLDELREALADAGVGNLLWYEVSKSRKAPKKVRKALKKRAGLLFVWGGDGMVQRCADTLAGSDMPMAILPAGTANLFAANLGIPEDLAEAVRIGLHGRRRRLDLGRLNGEHFAVMAGAGFDGDLIRDADRDLKGRFGRLAYVWAGLRHVRGELVRTRIRVDGVTWFDGEASCVLFGNVGTITGGIPAFDDARPDDGCLEVGVSTARGAIDWARTLGRMAAGRSTDSPFVRIIRGRRVKVRFDAPRRYELDGGARTRAQKLNVRSVPGALTVCCPETGPVSA; from the coding sequence ATGACGACGAACACCGCGACAGTTACTCCGACCGGGGCGGTGGCACAGCTGGGCAGGGTCGCGGTGGTCGCCCACCGTCGCAAGAGCCTGGGTGGCGGCCTTGACGAGCTGCGCGAGGCTCTCGCCGACGCCGGAGTCGGCAACCTGCTCTGGTACGAGGTGTCGAAGAGCCGCAAGGCGCCCAAGAAGGTTCGTAAGGCCCTGAAGAAGCGGGCCGGGCTGCTTTTCGTGTGGGGCGGGGACGGCATGGTGCAACGGTGCGCGGACACGCTGGCCGGCTCGGACATGCCGATGGCGATCCTGCCCGCCGGCACCGCGAATCTCTTCGCCGCCAACCTGGGCATCCCGGAGGACCTGGCCGAGGCGGTGCGGATCGGCCTGCACGGCCGGCGGCGGAGGCTGGACCTGGGTCGACTCAACGGCGAGCACTTCGCGGTGATGGCCGGCGCTGGTTTCGACGGCGACCTGATCCGTGACGCGGACCGGGACCTCAAGGGCCGGTTCGGTCGGCTGGCGTACGTGTGGGCAGGGCTGCGGCACGTCCGGGGCGAGTTGGTGCGCACCCGGATCCGGGTGGACGGGGTGACCTGGTTCGACGGCGAGGCCAGCTGTGTGCTCTTCGGCAACGTCGGCACGATCACCGGTGGCATTCCCGCCTTCGACGACGCCCGCCCCGACGATGGTTGTCTGGAGGTGGGAGTGTCCACCGCGCGTGGAGCGATCGACTGGGCCCGTACCCTCGGCCGGATGGCCGCCGGTCGGTCGACGGACTCGCCGTTCGTCCGGATCATCCGTGGGCGGCGGGTGAAGGTCCGGTTCGACGCGCCGCGCAGGTACGAGCTCGACGGCGGGGCACGCACCAGGGCGCAGAAGCTCAACGTGCGTTCGGTGCCCGGCGCGCTCACCGTCTGCTGTCCCGAGACCGGTCCTGTCAGCGCCTGA